The genomic segment GTTAAATTCAAGGAGTGGTGGGCTGTATACCCCATCCCCTGGGAGAAAGTGGGCCATACCCCTTGGTactcacccccaacccccacctccttccaacacacacacaccaactaaGGCACCCCCAGGGGACAGACTTGCTTTGGCAACGAGGcccctctggaggcccagggtgtGAACAGCTGCACAAAGGGCTGTATGAGGTGGAGTCAGCACCTTAGGAGGTGGGCAGACAAGGAAATGGTCTCAGGTCCTAGTGgatcagaagaaggaaaatggggAGAGGTGTCAGGACACAGGAGATGGAAAGCCAAGGATAACCAGAAAAAGGGGCAAAAAGCAGAAAGTGTAGAATAGATGAGGGCAGCAAGAGAAAGGCAAAACAGAAGGTGAGCAAACACACAAAACAGGGCAAAGACAGGCAGAAGGAGTGAAGGAATGGAAAAGAGTGAGATGCATGGGGAAGGATgcgaggagggagaggggagccagggagagggcatcagaggacgtCAGAGCTCTGTAAAGAACCCCTCTCATTTAGAAAGTGAATTCTTAGTCCCTACAATAGCCTCACAGGCCAGGTGCTCAGTGTCGGCCTCATCAAGCGGCAGCTGGATAGGACGGCCACAGCCAAGCCGCTGGTCCCCGGCGCACTCCGAGCCGATGCATCTGTTGCTGCAGCTCACATCACTGGACCGCCGGGGCTGCCCATCCAGCTTCCTGTTGAACTGGTGGAGTGGACAGAGCACTAGGGGCAGAGGAGCACAGAGAGCACCCTCTGCTCAGACAGGACACAGGTAGGGAACAGAGCTTTTTGTCTTTGACTCGATCAAAACCCCTTCACTATGAAGTTCATAGCTGGTTCCAGGAGGAAGCATATGAAGTCCACCACCACGAACAAGGGCTGGCTGATGCTGATACTGGTGGGGCTGCTGATGACGGTGATGAAGAACCAGTCAGCATAGTTCTCTGGGTCTCCTGAGCAGGCCTGGGAAGGCTGGCTTGAGCCAGACCATGCCTCCAGGCTGGATATGATGCAGAACGCTTCAGTGGCATAGAGTGCAGCAGCCACGAAGGCGAATGCAGCGGCAGTGATGACCCTGTTTTGGGTGGAGCCTGGAGGCAAGAACTTGATGTATGTGGCGCCGAAGACGATGGACGTTGAGAGGCAGAAGATGAAGAAGTAAAAGGCATGGACACAGGAGAAAGCCGTCCCAGGAGAAGGGGAGGCGGGGACCGGAGCCCACAAAACTCCCCTATGAAGACGGTGAGGGTCACAATGAAGCAGATGCACCAGATGAACATGCACCAGTTAATTACGTCCCCCTTCAGAGTGTCCTCACTGGCCCCCAGCGAGAAGGGCACACAGGTGGAGAGCAGCTGCCCCAAGTGGAGGAGGAAGCCCACGATGGGCTTGGTGCCCAGGCCTGAGGACTGGCACATGGTGAGCATGGTGGTCAGGCAGGTCCCCGGCACCGGACTGTAACCTTGCTTGGTTCTCAACCAAAGGCTTATGAACACTTAAACAGAGTTTGGTGTTCTGGTTTCAGTTTTGCTTTGCCGATTAAACGCTGTTTCTGTCTCAGTTCTTTTTCTCTAGAAAATATATGACCACTGACCCAGTAGAACTGATGTGCTGATCTGAACAAAGTAAGGGACCACACTCACCATCTCAATCCAGCAAGGTGGCCCAGGGGTCTCCCAAAACAGAAGCACAGAGCACCCCTGGCACACAGCCTGCGGCCCCTTAGGTTTCCCTCCTCGTGTAAATCCCAGCTGAGACTTGCTGTGCTGGGGGTTGATTCTTCTGGGCAGTGAAACACCCTCTTCAGGCTTCCATAAGATAAAGCTGCTTTTCTTAAAACCCAAGACTTAGCTCTCTGTATTGGCTTCTTCAGCGACAAGCAGCTGGGCCTGACTTGGGGACAATGAGCATCCAGGCAGGGGTCAGGTCCCCCATGTCTCCagcccctccctttcttcctggaGCAAGGAGCAGAGTGCCACTGGGAAGAGTGCCAGCTAGTCCCAGCGAGGAGTGGAGTGCCAGCTAGTCCCAGCGAGGATCTATAGGTCTTTTCCAGCAGCAGCCGAACTGCTAGTTTCAGGAACTTGCCCTGGCCCTCCCCACGCCTTGCTCACAGAGTGCTTTCACTTTCTGTTAAGAGAAGGAAACGGGCCTCTGAAGGAGCACCGAGCTCTTGACTGAGTGAGTAGAGGGGTGTGGGTCCCAGGAGCCCCCCTTCCCACCTGTTTGGGTGTGTTCTTTGCTCTTTGAAACTCTGGGGCCAGTTGGACACTGCAGAAGTGGGAAATGGCGTGTTTGTGACCCTGTACCACTCTCTTCCCAAGGCAGAATTGCTTGTTTGCTTTAAATCTGTTCTGGATGAGCCAGTGAAGTGGGGGGAGGGGATCTACAGGCCATCGCTTCTACAAGTCCACTGGCACGCGTCTTGGCAGATGGACAAAACTGGAGGTATGGCCcagtaatcaagaaaaaaatggtttTTCTGGTTTCAATACAACCTGGCCCATGTATGTTTTCAGTCGTGAAGAGTGTAGGTCCCTGCATGGAGCTCTAAATGATTCCAGTATTTTGCAGGTGGAGCTCTTTTTGCAAGATCTGGAAGTGGGAGGGAACTCCATGCGCAGGTCTTCCTGTTACTCCATAATTAGGGATTCTTCCAACAAAGGCACTAAATTATAGGCAAAAAGGAAACTAAACTATGAAAAGCCTGTCCCGTTCACAGAGGAGGCTGCAGgcaagggagggagaagaggggtcAGCTTCTTAGGGAACTGAATCCAGCCCCGACCTCTGTGATTCCTATCATGCCCCAGGCAGGGGCTGCCCTGCTctgcgccccctccccctccctcgcAACTCCAGTCTCCAGAAGGAGGAGGGGTTCTAGTGTGTTGGCGGGGCACAGCCTTAGTGTCACCACTGCTTGAGGAAGAAAGGGGTTCTGAAGTAGTCTCTCCCTTTAAGACCTGATAGGTCACTCAATTTGGCCAGAGTGCATCCCTAATGGCGTGGagtggggaggcgggggcgggcAGTGGGGGTGGATTTCCACTAAGACAATTCCCTGCAGGAGGTTTCAGTGCAAGAGAAAAGTCCTGTGACTGTTATTGGACATATGATCTCCTTCTCAACGTAG from the Capra hircus breed San Clemente unplaced genomic scaffold, ASM170441v1, whole genome shotgun sequence genome contains:
- the LOC108635463 gene encoding myeloid-associated differentiation marker-like translates to MLTMCQSSGLGTKPIVGFLLHLGQLLSTCVPFSLGASEDTLKGDVINWGVLWAPVPASPSPGTAFSCVHAFYFFIFCLSTSIVFGATYIKFLPPGSTQNRVITAAAFAFVAAALYATEAFCIISSLEAWSGSSQPSQACSGDPENYADWFFITVISSPTSISISQPLFVVVDFICFLLEPAMNFIFNRKLDGQPRRSSDVSCSNRCIGSECAGDQRLGCGRPIQLPLDEADTEHLACEAI